TAGGGAGCCAGCAAGTCCACAACCTTGATCCCGGTCTCGAAAATCTCAACTTCCGTGGTCCGCTGGGTCAGCGTCGGTGCTTGACGGTGAATGGGCCAGTTTACGGCCGCTTCTACCGGGCCTGCCTCATCCACGGGTTCGCCCAGTACGTTGAGAATACGGCCCAGGGTTACATCCCCGACCGGTACGCTGATGGGCGCGCCGGTGTTGATGACTTTCATGCCGCGCATCAGGCCTTCGCTACTGTCCATGGCCACGGAACGCACCCGGTTGTCGCCCAGCAATTGCTGCACTTCGGTTACTAGAACCACGGGATTGCCATTGGCGTCCTTGTCTTCAATTCTCAAGGCGTTGTAGATTTCCGGCAACTCGCCTGCGGGGAACTGAACGTCCACAACCGGGCCGATGACCTGGGTGACAACGCCTGTGGAGGTTTTTTCAGCGGTTTGATGCATAACCTGGACCATGAATGTCTCCTGTTAAACGCTTGGGGATTGGGTAAAAATGAAAAACCTTTCAAGACGCCTCTGTAGGGCGTCTTTCCCTCATTGAAACTGCTTTTTGCAAAAGAGGTTGAGAATGAGGACAACAAGCCAATCTTGCCATAAAAAAGCGCTTCGTCAACCCAAAAGGCTTCCGCTATAATGGACGCATCGAGTTAGAGCCTGCCCAGCGCAAACGCAGAGGGACCTATTTTATGATGACTGTTCAACCCTTTAACAATAATCGTATTTTTCAGTCGGTTTTTTTCACGGCCAAAGCGCTGTCCTTTTGTCTCTCGTTGGCCCTGACGGGCTGGGTGCCCTCGCTCGCCCAGGTGACAGCGCCTCCACCCTCCCTGACCCCTTCCTCCTCCTCTGTCCTGAAAATTGAAAGTGGCAGCCAGAAGATACCCGCGGGAACCATGCTGACGGTGGCCTTCAACACCACCATGGACTCTCGTGTCAGCAATGTCGGAGATCCCTTTAATGCCTACCTGACGGAGGATTTCACGGTTAGGGGGGATCAGGCCACCCGGCGTGTGGTCTTACCAGCGGGCACCACGGTCCGCGGACGTATTCAGGAGGTCAAGCGGCCTTCCTTCTTCAGCCGGGGCGGGGCCATTTTCCTGAGTTTCGATCATGTGGTGGTGCCCTCGGGAGAGTTGTTGCCGCTGACGCTGAACTTATCCACTGAAAACACGCTGGTGAACAAGCAAGGCGCCTTGTACACCGACCCGGGGATTGGCAAAAAAGTGCAAAAAGGGGTGGAGTTGGGAAAACAGACCTTTGAAGACATTGCCAATCAAGGGCTGACCGCTGGAAAGCAAATCGCTGGTGGGCTGGGGACCATTGTTACCGTCCCGGCTACGGTAGTGGGCGGGGCCTTGGCGGGCACTGCGGTTACAACGGGGAAAGCGGCAGTGGCAGTGGTGGGCAAAGGCGACAGCGTGGTCATTAAGCCCGGGGATACGGTGACCATTGACTTCGGAGGCTCTTTTAACCTGCCCGTTGAATAAACCCAATCGTTCGCAAAGGGCAAGACATTGACCTTTAAAGGAATATGGCCCATCATTATGAACGTGTTAGAGTCTGTTAGAGTGATAAATTGGGGATAGCGCTGTTCTATCGCCAACTGAATTGGTACTGTTTGAGGAGTATTTGAGGAGATATGTTGATGAATAACCTGCTTAAAACAGGTCTGGTAACCGTTGTGATGTCTTGCCTGCTGGTTGGAGCCATGCCTGCTTCCCTGGCTGAAAATACCGATCCGCCAAAATCCGGCAAAATCTCCGGACGCTCGGTGGCCGCTGGTGTGTTGTCCTTTCTGGTCTGGCCGGGTATTGGTCAGGCCGTAAACAGCAATAAGGGGCAAAAAGTGGCCACTCATGCCGTCATTGGTCTGTTTCCCCCGTTCCGCTTCTGGTCCGGCTGGGACGGACTGGTGGATCGCAAGGGCGGTTACTGGAACGGTAAAATCTAGTCCGGCCTTGGCCGATTAAAACAGATAACCCGCCCTGAGTTGATGCTCGGTGCGGGTTATTTTTTGAGAGACAGATGGAAAAACTGATACCTGAGGAGTCCTGAGAATCTGCCCGATTAGGCCCCGCCCGCAAAGGCTTCCTTGAGTTTGCCCACAATGGAGGCTGACTGATGAATGCGTCCCTTTTTACTGCGCTCCTGCTGGAGTTCACCCAGTTTTTGCAGCAACTTCTTCTCTTCTCCGCTCAGTTGGGTGGGGATTTCTACCTGAACTTCGACGTAGTGATCCCCCCGCTTGCTGCTGTTATTCAAGTGGGGAACCCCCAGGGCCTTCAGGTTAAAAATATGCCCATTTTGAGTGCCCGCGGGAACCTTGATGGGCTGGGGGCCTTCCAGTGTATTGACTTCCACTTCTCCGCCCAGGGCCATAATGGCGTAAGGTACTTCCTGCAGGGAGTAGACGTGATACCCGTCCCGCTTGAATTCAGGATGCGGCTTGATTTGCAGAACCACGTACAAGTCTCCGGGGGGGCCGCCCTTGATACCCGCATCCCCTTCGCCAGCCACCCGCAAGCGGGTTCCCTGATCCACTCCGGGGGGGATGACGATGGATCGCTTGGTTTCAACGGCTGTACGGCCCTGCCCCTTGCACTGGCCGCAGGGGTTTACAATGATGGAGCCGCTGCCTTGACAGTTGGGACAGGTTACAATCTGGGTGAAATGTCCAATAATGGTCTGGGCCGTTTGGCGAACCTGCCCCTGACCGCCGCAGGTGGTACAGACCGAGGGCCCGGAACCTGCCGCCGAGCCACTGCCCTGACAGGGTTCGCAATTTTCCAGATGGGTA
This portion of the Vampirovibrio chlorellavorus genome encodes:
- the dnaJ gene encoding molecular chaperone DnaJ, which codes for MSTTRRDYYEILGLSKGASAEEIKKAFRKKAKACHPDTNKSPDAEAQFKELGEAYDVLSDANKRQVYDNYGHDGLKSGGYQPQWDFAEGFPDLGDIFASFFGGGAGYGGQRRRGGPQQGNDLRLDLQLEFNDAVFGTKQEITFTHLENCEPCQGSGSAAGSGPSVCTTCGGQGQVRQTAQTIIGHFTQIVTCPNCQGSGSIIVNPCGQCKGQGRTAVETKRSIVIPPGVDQGTRLRVAGEGDAGIKGGPPGDLYVVLQIKPHPEFKRDGYHVYSLQEVPYAIMALGGEVEVNTLEGPQPIKVPAGTQNGHIFNLKALGVPHLNNSSKRGDHYVEVQVEIPTQLSGEEKKLLQKLGELQQERSKKGRIHQSASIVGKLKEAFAGGA